A genome region from Plasmodium vivax chromosome 11, whole genome shotgun sequence includes the following:
- a CDS encoding hypothetical protein, conserved (encoded by transcript PVX_114875A; Apicoplast targeted protein. Curated by Stuart Ralph, Walter and Eliza Hall Institute of Medical Research, Australia.), giving the protein MKKNAYLVLVYGIYSILMFSLSLRMQKNIFKYITPISKRLNLSKFRRIKIFRRRSQRKRVNVFNDVVNKYIGLDLFFRKLNDVTDTREKLNYINFLHKIVEDKTCEQLLFSNNHIRTIIYLLNERFLILKKNEDKNEQVDYQIIYKLLLIFNNLSKHKNFYRIIVNDFTHKNVKISLLYVIMNILNEKEQTNETYKEANSFFSYFISLFKNSSDGTKSQGLEDASEGGGEAKGAGEKNQIKKEDIEEMKNKIVFLGKNILLKLKEEKMKEEGKSKGYSLTDHGQVLSSVPYAEEDFSPKGAYRTAERNSKEYANNRHDGVNSQFEKKPTMKEESPPEENKEGEVFNPTKGGNQMGSPKRASWGGPIASHCDPHKGANSFLQSDRHVAGENPHPRDVAAQQVGGPTDNVLFVPFYFNKNAKDNILTSVIVQFQNANEVIVYKRKARGGSPDQAGEQPSAEKLRKGGSPSSQSSQSSQSSLSSPNSQSRLNNAIEWIGDEYNCNNYFEVHENYAEDDVDILKYEKNKLGRRFHIREGRSNGDAGGEDKTNSTDDVHEEGREVEEEDEREEDLHEEGEQQGVEEEEEIEQQNDYEEDLQNDKQDEKEEDESKFAQNKVNIILSDYNVEIKDVESNPEAKASGGSENKSRFLNMGLLILIRRNESGKDDRQVSPNRHGNTISGEMYGAPEMEASAPSVDPEHVAADSPYGGGTPTYQMKQPLSCLNSQRYTNSANLKQTLCGRGEPLTQGYEEIYVKRKEGGEGGEGWGRGPAKADKYILTGFIQFNLDLLKNFKVNSEDKDGGGSNPLHVGSPYLNFSLVENYIESLFRHINLNDYFTNKLLKLLYEILLENKNAVVYNLYYYTIMKKDNMNKIINILSKNVQNNLNRANITLILRILYILSFQQAFYRNGLNSLKKNENYSLVYRNVAKYMEDIKAGSFIKELQKWDKLIECLKAITLFFESKYTHQNALYISDGKKEQFLLDNKILKKKLNNIYNRHFICEYKDLIIIRKTNILLKALGVNMFDLYNDIVFSDREKKPHDYLMKEGEQRRGLFHHVGNALWGYFAKARRYVARQAPEDALPREDPKRGRSDWVGERPNDRANDRANDRGSAPPAEAQTHGEGALTQEQKNRKKRTYIYDLNSKEQISVDKFRNLLIALKKKKKRKLRILCLDGGGIRGLLSIEILKCINSHLKKNIFEYFDIICGTSTGAIISILIGLERAHLNEVEFLYNLLINKIFQKDMYAVRNTRYLFKHSYYDANILSNILNSFFKNMKMFHYNADFFTPYVFTVSTQMNVTPLQPVILKNYTANLGKIKGGKEADGGDAYTSSNYDHVGDGEEQEGGDAEGWDGQQNGEVGVEDAEGANGANAANTANPANTANTANPANTANTANTANTANTANPANTANPANAANVLEKTPHTSDIYVNQNINSVSIYKSFYNIFVKYVLRCTTAAPGFFNFFSFDSNIYADGAICFNNPTLVSLNEMKLIFYNYLNSQKRTLLERVKCFFSKKKKLEEGKNKAINLNDYIDCIVSVGTGKFKPKNINELSENKTYDTFLRWDVLLKQIVYSITNTELTHDICNNLLDKNKYFRFNCFINNIKLDETSPEIINKLKQIGKRYFEDHAYNQKKLIQLVDILEDSRDIKEYQQRQRRVWGESYLDRVKSQISGFLFPSRRAVGQVGSSNKVGSSTQSGSSTQSGSSTQSGSSTQSGRTDERGGELPPASPPGSAEKTGAQAITPRTPPHNQQHTQDERPARSAGPYRNFNFGLVDEGEKFDLNNIEEILDVINRGNNSGSSTSASSSNGFFHYFSNLFYSNNKFLKKLESMHKNNFFSRSKRERNNYVNVVPLTGIRVLLNEIYFILLKKNLYFHTDEGFSNVEEVSKKSYDINIDRMISYDKVASSQGQKGIVPSDDSPNNEELSKDETNTGTHSNDIHKEGSANPFGDPPPDEDPNEGSHPYSKKDPSSGPHSKGVHDFRNEKQTRCERGSFERGSYYQSEGAHTDDPLRETLVRDEKINAPDLVDSSSISKKRLLKGDVKMNYINYKFFKSMSTESTDGKKQNIIQLLRSIFFKREA; this is encoded by the exons atgaaaaaaaatgcatacctCGTCCTGGTTTACGGCATTTACTCCATCCTCATGTTTTCCCTGTCCCTaagaatgcaaaaaaatatattcaagTACATAACTCCCATTTCGAAGAGACTGAATTTGAGCAAGTTCCGGCGAATCAAAATTTTCCGGAGGAGGAGCCAGCGCAAGAGGGTGAACGTCTTCAACGATGTTGTGAACAAGTACATAG GACTGGACCTGTTCTTCCGAAAACTGAACGACGTGACGGACACCCGGGAAAAGCTAAACTACATAAACTTCttgcacaaaattgtggAGGACAAGACCTGCGAGCAATTGCTCTTCTCCAACAACCACATAAGAACAATTATATACCTACTGAATGAGAGATTtttaatactaaaaaaaaatgaagataaaaatgaacaggtGGATTACCAGATTATCTACAAATTGCTGCTCATATTTAACAATCTATCCAAGCATAAAAATTTCTACCGAATTATAGTTAACGAttttacacataaaaatgtgaaaatctCTCTTCTGTATGTCATTATGAATATACTTAATGAGAAGGAACAGACAAATGAGACGTATAAAGAAGCCAACTCTTTTTTTAGCTACttcatttccctttttaagaacAGCTCAGATGGGACGAAGAGTCAGGGCCTGGAAGACGCCtctgaaggggggggagaggccaaGGGGGCAGGAGAGAAGAACCAAATTAAGAAGGAAGACATagaggaaatgaaaaataaaatagtttttctaggtaaaaatattctgcTAAAattgaaggaggaaaaaatgaaggaagaGGGGAAATCCAAAGGGTATAGCCTAACTGATCATGGGCAAGTGCTTTCCAGTGTGCCCTACGCAGAAGAGGATTTCTCTCCAAAGGGTGCGTACCGAACAGCGGAGAGAAACAGTAAAGAATATGCCAACAACAGACACGACGGGGTAAACTCacagtttgaaaaaaaaccaacCATGAAGGAGGAATCCCCCcctgaagaaaataaagaagggGAAGTATTTAACCCTACAAAAGGAGGgaaccaaatggggagccCTAAAAGGGCCAGTTGGGGGGGGCCCATTGCCAGCCATTGTGATCCCCATAAAGGGGCGAACTCTTTTCTGCAGAGCGATCGCCACGTTGCTGGGGAGAACCCCCACCCGAGGGACGTGGCAGCCCAACAGGTAGGCGGCCCCACAGACAACGTCCTCTTCGTCCCCTTTTACTTCAACAAAAACGCAAAGGACAACATTCTAACCAGCGTGATAGTGCAGTTCCAAAACGCGAATGAAGTGATTGTGTATAAGAGGAAGGCGCGTGGGGGGAGTCCAGACCAGGCAGGCGAACAGCCCTCTGCGGAGAAGCTCAGAAAAGGGGGCAGCCCAAGCAGCCAGAGCAGCCAAAGCAGCCAAAGCAGCTTAAGCAGCCCAAACAGCCAAAGCCGCCTAAACAACGCAATCGAATGGATAGGGGACGAGTACAACTGCAACAACTACTTTGAGGTCCACGAAAACTACGCAGAAGACGATGTAGACATATTGAAGTATGAGAAGAACAAGCTCGGGAGGAGGTTCCACATCagggaggggagaagcaatGGGGACGCAGGGGGTGAGGACAAAACGAATTCCACGGACGATGTGCATGAAGAAGGGAGAGaggtggaagaagaagacgaacGAGAAGAAGACCTGCATGAGGAAGGAGAGCAACAAGGagtggaagaggaggaggagataGAACAGCAAAACGACTATGAGGAAGATTTGCAAAATGATAAACAAGacgagaaggaggaagacgaaagCAAGTTTGCCCAAAATAAAGTTAACATCATTTTGAGTGACTACAATGTGGAAATTAAAGATGTTGAAAGTAACCCGGAGGCTAAGGCCAGTGGGGGctcagaaaataaaagccGTTTCCTAAATATGGGCTTACTAATACTGATAAGGAGAAATGAAAGCGGGAAAGACGACCGACAGGTGAGTCCAAACAGGCATGGGAATACAATTAGCGGAGAAATGTATGGGGCCCCCGAAATGGAGGCGAGCGCCCCCTCTGTGGACCCTGAGCACGTTGCAGCGGATAGCCCATATGGGGGGGGCACACCAACATATCAGATGAAGCAGCCGCTCAGCTGTCTAAACTCGCAGAGGTACACAAACAGTGCAAATTTGAAGCAAACACTTTGCGGAAGAGGCGAACCGCTAACACAGGGGTACGAAGAAATATACGTGAAACGcaaagaagggggagaagggggagaaggctGGGGGAGGGGTCCTGCCAAAGCGGACAAGTACATCCTCACAGGGTTCATACAGTTCAACCTAGATTTGTTGAAAAATTTCAAAGTGAACAGTGAGGATAAGgatggagggggaagcaaccCCCTGCATGTTGGCAGCCCCTACCTGAACTTCTCCCTCGTGGAGAACTACATCGAGTCGCTGTTCAGACACATCAATCTGAATGACTATTTCACAAACAAGCTTCTAAAACTGCTATACGAAATTTtattggaaaataaaaacgccgTAGTGTATAATTTATACTACTATACAATTATGAAGAAggataatatgaataaaattataaacattttatctaaaaatgtgcaaaataatttaaaccGAGCAAACATCACGCTCATCCTGAGGATCCTCTACATCCTGTCCTTTCAGCAAGCCTTCTACAGAAACGGGTTAAACAGCctgaagaaaaatgaaaattactCCCTTGTGTATAGAAATGTGGCCAAATATATGGAAGACATAAAGGCAGGAAGTTTTATTAAagagttgcaaaaatgggataaACTAATCGAATGCTTAAAGGCCATAACTCTCTTTTTCGAAAGTAAGTACACACATCAGAACGCCCTTTACATATCCGATGGGAAGAAGGAACAGTTTCTCTtggataataaaattttaaaaaaaaaattaaacaacaTTTATAATAGGCATTTTATTTGCGAATATAAAGACCTCATCATCATTCGGAAAACGAACATTTTGCTCAAGGCGCTGGGGGTGAATATGTTCGACCTCTACAACGATATCGTTTTCTCCGACAGGGAAAAGAAGCCCCATGATTATTTGATGAAGGAGGGTGAGCAGCGGAGGGGACTTTTCCACCACGTGGGGAATGCCCTTTGGGGGTATTTCGCCAAGGCCAGGCGGTACGTGGCGAGGCAGGCCCCGGAGGACGCTCTCCCCAGGGAGGACCccaagagggggagaagtgacTGGGTGGGTGAGCGGCCGAACGACCGCGCGAATGACCGGGCGAACGACCGGGGGagcgccccccccgcggaggcCCAAACGCACGGAGAGGGCGCGCTCACACAGGAGCAAAAAAACCGGAAGAAGCGAACGTACATATATGACCTGAACAGCAAGGAACAGATAAGCGTGGACAAATTCCGAAACTTGCTAATCgcactgaaaaaaaaaaaaaaaagaaagctaAGGATCTTGTGTCTGGACGGAGGCGGAATCCGAGGGCTGCTCTCCatagaaatattaaaatgcataaatagccatttgaagaaaaacatatttgAGTACTTTGACATCATCTGTGGAACGAGCACGGGGGCCATCATATCCATTCTGATCGGCCTGGAAAGGGCCCACTTAAATGAAGTGGAATTTTTGTACAACCTCCtgattaacaaaatatttcaGAAGGACATGTACGCAGTGAGGAACACAAGATATTTGTTTAAGCATTCCTACTATGATGCCAATATCTTGagcaacattttaaattccttttttaaaaatatgaagatgTTCCACTACAACGCGGATTTCTTTACGCCCTACGTCTTCACCGTGTCCACTCAGATGAACGTCACCCCTCTGCAACCggtgatattaaaaaattacaccgCCAACTTGGGGAAAATTAAAGGAGGTAAGGAGGCAGATGGGGGTGACGCCTACACGTCATCCAATTATGACCACGTCGGGGATGGGGAAGAGCAGGAAGGAGGGGACGCCGAGGGGTGGGACGGCCAGCAGAACGGTGAGGTGGGTGTGGAAGACGCGGAAGGTGCAAACGGTGCAAACGCTGCGAACACCGCCAAccccgccaacaccgccaacaccgccaaccccgccaacaccgccaacaccgccaacaccgccaacaccgccaacaccgctaaccccgccaacaccgctaaccccgctaaCGCCGCGAACGTGTTGGAGAAGACCCCCCACACGAGCGACATCTACGTCAACCAAAACATAAACAGCGTGAGCATTTACAAAAGcttttacaacatttttgtgaagtaCGTGTTGAGGTGCACCACGGCCGCGCCCGGCTTTTtcaacttcttctccttcgacAGTAACATATATGCCGATGGAGCCATCTGCTTTAATAACCCCACGTTGGTAAGCCTCAACGAAATGAAATTAATCTTTTACAACTACCTGAACAGTCAGAAACGCACTCTACTCGAGAGAGTAAAATgctttttctcaaaaaaaaaaaaactggaggaaggaaaaaataaggcaaTCAATCTGAATGACTACATTGACTGCATCGTAAGTGTGGGCACTGGGAAATTTaagccaaaaaatataaacgaaCTGAGCGAAAACAAAACGTACGACACATTTCTGCGGTGGGATGTTCTCTTAAAACAAATCGTCTACTCAATCACCAACACGGAATTGACCCATGATATTTGCAACAATTtattagataaaaataaatacttcCGATTCAACTGCTTTATTAATAACATCAAATTGGATGAAACTTCCCCAGAAATTATTAACAAGTTGAAGCAAATTGGGAAGCGGTACTTCGAAGATCACGCGTACAACCAGAAGAAGCTCATCCAGTTGGTGGACATTCTGGAGGACAGCCGGGATATCAAGGAGTACCAACAGAGGCAGAGGAGGGTGTGGGGGGAATCCTACCTCGATCGGGTGAAGTCCCAAATTTCtggcttcctcttccccAGTCGGAGGGCCGTTGGCCAGGTTGGCAGCTCAAATAAGGTTGGAAGCTCAACCCAGAGTGGAAGCTCAACCCAGAGTGGAAGCTCAACCCAGAGTGGAAGCTCAACCCAGAGTGGACGCACCgacgaaagggggggagaactgCCGCCTGCATCCCCCCCAGGCAGCGCAGAGAAGACAGGCGCACAGGCCATCACGCCGCGTACACCGCCGCATAATCAACAGCATACGCAGGATGAACGGCCCGCACGAAGCGCAGGCCCGTACCGAAACTTCAACTTCGGGCTCGTGGACGAAGGCGAAAAGTTCGACCTGAACAACATCGAAGAAATTCTGGACGTCATAAACAGAGGCAACAACTCGGGCAGCAGCACAAGCGCCAGCTCCTCAAACGGGTTCTTCCACTACTTTAGCAACCTCTTCTACAGCAACAATAAATTTCTGAAGAAGCTAGAGAGCATGCACAAGAATAATTTCTTCAGTAGGTCCAAGAGAGAAAGAAACAACTACGTCAATGTCGTACCCCTTACAGGCATTCGAGTGTTACTAAacgaaatatattttatccttttgaaaaaaaatttatattttcacaCCGATGAGGGATTCTCTAATGTAGAAGAAGTGAGTAAGAAAAGCTACGACATTAACATTGATAGGATGATTTCGTATGATAAGGTGGCTAGCTCCCAAGGGCAAAAGGGAATCGTCCCCTCAGATGATTCCCCTAATAATGAGGAACTTTCAAAAGATGAAACAAACACAGGTACCCACTCGAATGATATACATAAGGAAGGGAGTGCCAACCCTTTTGGGGACCCCCCACCTGATGAGGACCCAAACGAAGGTAGCCATCCATATAGCAAAAAGGACCCATCCAGTGGCCCACACTCGAAAGGAGTTCATGACTTTCGCAATGAGAAACAGACACGTTGCGAACGGGGAAGTTTCGAACGGGGAAGTTACTACCAATCTGAAGGTGCACACACAGACGATCCCCTACGTGAGACACTTGTGAGggacgaaaaaataaacgcgcCCGATCTGGTGGACAGCTCATcgataagtaaaaaaagacTGCTCAAAGGGGATGTAAAAATGAACTACATAAactacaaattttttaaatccatGAGCACAGAATCGACTGacgggaagaagcagaataTAATACAGTTGCTccgaagtattttttttaaacgggAGGCGTAA
- a CDS encoding pyrroline carboxylate reductase, putative (encoded by transcript PVX_114870A), with amino-acid sequence MENIRVGFIGLGKMGSALAYGIERSKLIGSQNIYYHTPVKKEAPFVYLQSNESIAKTCDIIVLAVKPDLAGKVLLEIKDYAGPKLLISICGGLNLKTLEEMVGVAAKIVRVMPNTPSLVGQGSLVFCANNQVDPVDKKKVIDIFSACGDIQEIKEADMDIATAISGCGPAYVFLFIESLIDAGVKNGLNRDVAKKLVLQTILGSVHMVKASSHPVQQLKDDVCSPGGITIVGLATLEKHAFKYAVMDAVESACQKSKSMH; translated from the exons ATGGAAAACATCCGCGTGG GCTTCATCGGTCTAGGAAAAATGGGCTCGGCGTTAGCCTACGGCATAGAAAGGTCCAAGCTCATTGGGagtcaaaatatttattaccaCACACCAGTGAAGAAGGAAGCTCCCTTCGTTTACCTCCAATCGAATGAATCG ATTGCCAAGACGTGCGACATAATTGTGCTAGCCGTGAAACCAGACCTTGCTGGAAAAGTACTCCTCGAAATTAAG GACTACGCAGGCCCTAAATTGCTCATCTCCATTTGCGGCGGCCTGAACTTGAAAACGCTGGAAGAG ATGGTGGGAGTGGCGGCCAAAATTGTGAGAGTCATGCCAAACACCCCCTCCCTGGTTGGACAAGGCTCCCTCGTTTTCTGTGCAAATAATCAAGTGGACCCAgtcgataaaaaaaaggtaatagACATTTTCAGCGCATGTGGAGATATAcaagaaataaaagaagcAGACATGGATATAGCAACGGCCATTTCTGGTTGTGGGCCtgcatatgtttttttatttattgaaaGTCTAATTGATGCGGGGGTTAAGAATGGGCTGAATAGGGATGTGGCGAAAAAACTCGTTTTGCAAACGATCCTTGGATCCGTTCACATGGTTAAGGCTTCGAGCCACCCCGTTCAGCAGCTGAAGGATGACGTGTGTTCCCCCGGTGGGATTACCATCGTGGGGTTGGCCACCCTGGAGAAGCACGCATTCAAATATGCAG tCATGGACGCAGTGGAGAGTGCCTGCCAGAAATCCAAGTCAATGCACTGA
- a CDS encoding T-complex protein 1, delta subunit, putative (encoded by transcript PVX_114865A), producing MAEVAKNRSAENLNRNEKQSDVRQMNILAAKAVADVTRTSLGPKGMDKMIEDGKGGVIITNDGATILKEMAVAHPTAKMIVELSKAQDVEAGDGTTSVVVMCGSLLNVCKSLLDKNIHCQKISESFFEASLKSEEILRSMSIPIDLNDKNMLIQNAITSLNSKVVSHNSSLLAPIAVDVILKITDINKDTNVDLNNIRIVKKLGGTIEDTEIVDGLIFTSNKISKRAHGIKNLSQAKIGLIQFCLSLPKTDMDNTVVVKDYNSMDRLLREERVIIAKMIKKIASTGCNLLLIQKSILRDAVNDLALDFLAKSKIMVIKDIEREDIEFISKTCNCVPVASLDYFTPDKLGYAESVITESIGYGEIVKITGVESKNTISVLLRASNNLMLDEAERSLHDALCVVRSLIKEKAILPGGAAPEMELSQKLYQWANTLKGSKQICVKAFSDALELIPYTLAENAGLSPLHIVTELRNKHAEGHKYFGINIRTGTISNMIDENVIQPLLVTSTAIKLATETVMMILKIDDTVICR from the exons ATGGCTGAAGTTGCAA AAAACAGGAGCGCGGAGAACCTGAACAGAAATGAAAAGCAGAGCGACGTGAGGCAGATGAACATCTTGGCGGCGAAGGCCGTGGCGGACGTGACGAGGACGAGCCTGGGCCCGAAGGGCATGGACAAAATG ATCGAGGAcggaaaaggaggagtgaTCATCACGAACGACGGAGCGACGATCCTGAAGGAAATGGCCGTGGCGCACCCGACGGCCAAGATGATCGTGGAGCTGAGCAAGGCCCAGGACGTAGAGGCAGGGGACGGCACAACATCCGTAGTGGTGATGTGCGGGTCCCTCCTAAATGTGTGCAAATCGTTGCTAGACAAAAATATCCACTGCCAAAAAATTTCGGAAAGTTTTTTCGAAGCATCATTGAAGAGCGAAGAGATATTAAGAAGCATGTCCATCCCAATAGACctgaatgataaaaatatgttaattcAAAATGCTATAACGTCTTTAAACTCGAAGGTGGTTTCCCATAATTCGTCTCTCCTGGCCCCAATAGCAGTAGatgtcattttaaaaataacagatATTAATAAAGACACGAATGTAGATTTGAACAACAtaagaattgtaaaaaaattgggaggCACAATTGAAGACACGGAAATTGTAGATGGCTTGATATTCACGAGCAACAAAATTAGCAAGAGGGCACacggaataaaaaatttgtcccAAGCGAAAATTGGACTCATACAGTTCTGCCTCTCTTTACCCAAAACAGATATGGATAACACAGTGGTGGTTAAGGATTACAATAGCATGGATCGATTGCTCAGAGAAGAGAGAGTAATCATCGCCAAgatgataaagaaaattgcTTCAACTGGTTGTAACTTACTGCTCATACAGAAGAGTATCCTTCGAGATGCCGTCAACGATTTAGCTCTCGATTTTTTAGCCAAGTCCAAAATTATGGTAATAAAGGACATCGAAAGGGAGGATATAGAATTCATTTCGAAAACTTGCAATTGCGTTCCTGTTGCCAGTTTGGATTATTTCACTCCGGATAAGTTAGGCTATGCTGAAAGTGTCATCACAGAATCGATTGGGTATGGGGAGATTGTTAAAATTACCGGAGTGGAGTCCAAAAATACCATTTCTGTTTTGTTAAGAGCTTCCAATAACCTTATGCTGGATGAAGCGGAAAGGTCTCTACATGATGCCCTCTGTGTTGTTCGAAGCTTAATTAAAGAGAAGGCCATTTTACCTGGAGGAGCTGCCCCAGAAATGGAGCTGTCCCAAAAGTTGTACCAGTGGGCAAATACTCTCAAAGGCTCGAAGCAAATTTGCGTCAAAGCCTTTTCAGATGCTTTGGAATTAATCCCATACACGTTAGCGGAAAACGCAGGCCTGTCGCCACTTCACATTGTCACAGAATTGAGGAACAAACATGCGGAGGGGCATAAGTACTTCGGGATAAACATCCGCACGGGCACTATATCGAACATGATCGACGAAAACGTCATACAGCCTTTGCTAGTCACGTCCACCGCGATCAAGTTGGCTACCGAAACCGTCATGATGATTCTCAAAATTGACGACACGGTCATTTGTAGGTGA